The DNA sequence CAACATACACAAGCTTCTTGATGAAgtcttcttttctgaaaaaatttATAAACTCAATGAGTAAGTGATGTCTTTGGGAACAGAGTTTTAGGGTATGTCACTCTCATGTATATTGAATCTACATATTTTGGGAGGCCCATTCCATGTAATGTGGTAGAGAGGAAATAAACAGTGCATTGTTTTTTACATGTGAACATTTTTGCTTGTAACTTCTTTTGATTGAAATCTCCCTGAGGCCCAGGACCACgtattattcattttcattgcatGGCCAAGCACTTTGGGTAGCACCAGCTCACATAGTGATAAGAGCATGGGCTTGGCAGTCGGACAGATTTGGGTTCAAATTGGCTCCATCCATACAAGTTGTGTGACCTTACACCAATTAATTCATTCTCAGTGCCTCAGGACCTCCTGGGTTGGGTGAggcagttaaataaaataaaggcaaagcCATCTAGTAAAGTGTTTGGCATATAGCACACCTTCAAAGGGTTTGGCTGCTCACAATTTCTTTGACATATGCTGAATCTTGCCAATGAATGGGCTTCCTTAAGGTTTGGAAACAGTTTAACCAAGAAACCACTGAATGAGGTTTCTATTATGGTGGGGCATGCAGGACTTTGCAGCTAGTAGAGAGCTGGATTTGTTGACTACAAAGTTTCTTTTCAATAGTAGAAACTAGCCTGCTGAGTGATAAAGTGTCATCTTTACTACTGTCGGGACTGGCCTGCTCAGTAGCCTATGGGCTTGGCTGGGAAAAGCAACAGAACATGTCTAGGTTATAGGAGAACCAGGACAGCCCTTGAGGAAATACACCCTAAATTAGGAGCATAGCCTGAAGCTTCCCAGGCAGGCCTGTGAAATCCCCTGCACTCCTATCCTCTCTTTACTTTCCCTGTTCTATTTCTGAATCTAGAATTTACTTTTGCTTCTCAGGGTTAATGATAAATACATCTATTCAAGAACTTAAGGCTGCATTTAACTTTCATGTTAAGGGGTATAAAGTTAAAAGCATCTAACGAAGATAAAATGtctatagtttttgtttgaaGAGTGTAGCAGCTATGGAATAAGCATGGTGAATGAAAAGTAATAGAACTGGGTTCTTTTTAATACTTGTAAATAACCCTTGCAGGCATCTTCCCCACTTACAGAtcagtgtctttctttttcttaagggACATGGCTTGCAGTGTGGCAGGTATAACTTCTGATGCCAATGTTCTGACAAATGAATTGAGGCTAATTGCTCAAAGGTATGATCATAAATGGTGTAATTGATTATATACAAATTAGTTAGACTTTTCCAAAGgttaaagttattaaaaatatgttaagtgaaagttacagtttttaaaaaccaaatttgTAGAATATTAATTACTGTAAGTATATTAGACTGCTGGCATGTTCCCTTCCCTCACCCTCTTCAGATTACAAGTGACTGTTATGCTGTCCCCATCACATAGGTTTCTTTTCAGAAAGTATTTTTCATACAGTATATCTGTTTtaggaaaaaattattaatatcctaatctttttaaattctagaTATTTATTACAGTATCAGGAACCAATTCCTTGTGAGCAGTTGGTCACAGCACTATGTGATATCAAACAAGCTTATACACAGTTTGGAGGTACATAATTTTATGGAAATTTTATTCAAAAAGTTAACATGTTTTATGAGTAAATAGTCTTTTTAAGACATTAAAAAGGAATTGAAAATGTTAACATGTAAGTAAACAACTTTTCATACATCCCTGTTTCATAAACTAACCTTCTCCCATGCACATTGTCATTTTTGTTAATAGAACATTGAAAGgccaaaatgacattttaaaatctggaaacaaATTGCTTttacataataatgaaatcagcATTGGTCCTCTTTGTTTTCATTCCCTCTCCTGGCTCTCCTAGAAACGAAAGCAGAATTTATGGCAGAGCTTATCTGTAGTAACCAGAGCACAAAGCAGTTTATGAAGCAGCTTACCTTCACAGAAAAGGATTTAGCCACATTCACTGAGTTTCAAGTAATTGTAATGATACTAAATTTAGATTGTTGATAGGTTTGCCTTTTTTTGTCTTCATTAAAGGAAAACGTCCCTTTGGTGTTTCATTGCTGTACATTGGCTGGGATAAGCACTATGGCTTTCAGCTTTATCAGAGTGACCCTAGTGGAAACTACGGGGGATGGAAAGCCACATGCATTGGAAATAATAGCGCTGTGAGTATTTTTGTGGTATGAAATCTAGCAGGGAATCTAATGACGTCATAATTTTGAAGTAGTGATGAGTATGAACAGTATTTAAAATAGCAGTACCTCCTTTGGTGTGATCTGAAAATATCTGTGCTTTCTGTAGGTGGCAAAGTCGCTTGTACTTCTAACACTACTGGGTTTTGTTGCCTGCAGTTGTAATTAAAGGAAATGCTAACTTTCAATTAGAAGTTGTGAAAATAAACATGTCATTGTTTTCCTGTTCTAGTTCACATGCCCCCTTAACTGCACCAGGAATCCCTTGAGGGTCTGAGACTCCCTGGTCAaaaattcctttccttcctccccactTCATTCTTTGTCCCCTCCCTGCCATCAAGATTGTCTGTAGTGGTTAGAACACCAATAATAATTCAAGCATTATACTTCTGACCAATCCATATTCCTAAAGAATGCAAAAGCTTAAAggaaattttctgtttattttactttgttttatagGCAGCTGTGTCAATGTTAAAACAAGACTACAAAGAAGGAGAAATGACTTTGAAGTCAGCACTTGCTTTGGCTATCAAGGTGCTTAATAAGACCATGGATGTTAGTAAACTTTCTGCTGAAAAAGGTACTTCATGTTCTTTTCTCTCATTTGTTTGCTTGAATGATGGGAATTGGTTGAGCGTCTGTTATGTTAGACCTTTAACTTGTTACCCAAGTTCATTGAAACAATGATCTTACAGGTTAGGTGGCCTTAACACCTGTTTTCAATTGAGACACTGGGTTTTTTTGAGGTTAAGTGAGTTAAATGATGAAGATACATTAGTAAGTTATGGAGGCACAAACCTACACTACATCCCCAGCCTAATGATTTGAGGCTGTATATTCTCAAGGATCTGAGCCATGCTACTTTGAGTTAGCAATGGTCTGCCaaggcttcttttttttgttgttaacatttgttcccccattattcatctttattccatatgttttactcgtctattgataaggtagataaagggcgcatcagacacaaggttttcacaatcacacagtcacattgtgaaagttctatcattatacaatcatcttcaagaaacatggctactggaacacatcttcacattttcaggcagttccttccagcctctccactacatcttgactaacaaggtgatatctatttaatgcataagaataacctccaggataatctctcgactctgtttggaatctctcagccgttgacactttattttgtttgcttcactcttcctccttttggccaagaaggttttctcaatcccctgatgctgagtctcaactcattctaggggttCTCATCTAGGaatgagtctctgctcattccaggatttctgtcccaggttgccaggaaggtccacacccctggtagtcatgtcccacgtagacagggggaaggtggtgagtttgcttgttgtgttggctggagagagactgCCAAGGTTTGTTGACATTgatacatatttatgtatatgtatgatAAAGTGCCTGTATGTAGTTATATATTTATACGTTTGTTTGAGATACCTCATCAGAGGTATAAAATTTGCATGAATTGTGGCACCCTCTCTGTTCTGTTCTTCTCAGTCTACTTAGTTCTTATGTTAAGCCCCTATTTgcactttaaaaactttttaagtaTTTAGTTTAAGTTGAATAACCATATAAATCCTTCTAAAGTTCAAAAATTGTGCTAAATtaacattgattttatttagaataGTTTAGCTAATATTCCTTAGAAAATGCCATTTACTTGCAAATTGCCATCTGTTGCATCCTTCTACCTGATTTCAAGGAGGCACTCTTCACTTATTTTCCCCTCCAGAAAAAATTCCTTCCTCTTCAGGTTtaagctcccccccccccacacacacacctgtagCAATGGATGCTGCTTTTCAGGCCTTTGTTTAGAAAAAGTACTTGAAAATTCTGTGGAAAAACAGTTATGTTATTGGTAGGTGATTCTGGCTGAGccttcatcaagtttccaacaagaaaaattaTGGTTCCCTCTGGTCAGCTTAGCTAATAGCAGACCAGCTAGAACAATTGCTTAATTGCACGTTCTCCAAAGAAGTGACAAAACGGCTGCTAAGAAAGTTGGGATGGGCGAGGAGAAGAGATATGTAAGGAAAGTTGTAATCAGAACATTAGAAGACAGAAAGTATCTTGTTCTATGAAAGTATCCATGAATTGTGATAATCATAAATCCTGGAAGAGTGGGGAATGAAGCCTGAAATGTTGGGAACAGATTAAACTGTCATTGCCTATTAAGTTTGTGTGCTAAGCATGCCTGTTTATAAtgcaaatgtgtttatttttagtGGAAATTGCCACATTAACAAGAGAGAATGGAAAGACAGTAATCAGAGTTCTCAAACAAAAAGAAGTGGAACAGTTGATCAAAaagcatgaggaagaagaagctAAAGCTGAGcgtgagaagaaagaaaaagaacagaaagaaaaggacaaatagaaGACAAAATCAGGGATTTTCTAACTCATTTGGGGCATCATTTCAGTGTAAAAATTGTCCTGATCTACACTAAGAGagctttgactttttaaaaaaacttgggTAGTGGGGAAATAGGACATGATATACTGAATGAGTCCTTGTGATTCCAGTCCAGTTGAATTCTTTATTGTAATGATGATAATTACTTTTCatggacattttgtttgtttgtttgtttgtttttggaataaaACTTAGAAAGTATGGTAATGGTGTGTTTACtgttaaagaagaaattctttGTAGCAATAATTGTTAAGATACCAGGATTAAAAGGGCTCTTACCCTCTTTTTACTGTGGCAGCCCTTGCagctactttttttctttgtatgctgtatggcaggggtcatattctttttccgtgtgagtatccccttattgcagcaccatttgaccatctgttgaatttctttgtttttgtttgtttacttttgggaagtgcatggctgagaattgaaccctggtcttccACATGACAGGCaggaattctgtcactgaactaccctcacaccccccttGCAGTTACTTTTAAATAAGGTGCTAAAACTGAAGggaatataaacataaaatgagAAAGATGGAAATTGTATGTCGAAGGTTTCCTTTGCTGTCCTCCCCCACCATCTTGGAAAGTCATATGTAGCCTAATCCAGCAAAGCAGAGAGCTACCCTTCCCCTAGGCCTCTGCTAGGATATCCGATGAGACTCATCCAGTGAAGAAGTAAAACATCCTCAAGTTAGTTGTCGCCAGCTCTTGTTACTGAGTGGTATTTGTAAGACTGGTagttatacataaaatatatacacgcatgtgtgcatgcatgggtacACATAAACACAAATGACTATAATAAAACATGGTggtataattaataaaatgaagtccCATGTACCTACTGCCCAGTTTTAgaaacaatacttttttttaatgcagttttattgagatatatttacatgccatacaaaccatctgaaatatacaatcactggctcacagtatcatcacatagttgtgcatacatccccatgatcaaatttagaatattttcattactccaggaaaaaaaacccacatccTCCCATATTCTTATCCCCGTCTATTGGCCCATAGTCTTggcgtggtacatttgttactgctgatgaagGAATATTGAAATTACTGTTAACTATCGTCtatagcttgcaataggtaaCATTTCCCCCTTGtgtccctctattattaactcattCTAATAGTCTAGTTacttgttctagttcatgaaataattttttttgtatttgtacagttaatcacagatgtccaccacaagattcactgtgttacacaTTCCCGTGTTTTAACCCCCAGTGTTACTTCTGGCAGCATTCATGACTTTGAACTTCCCCTTCACCATTCGGCACTggtaattattctcacaataatgtgcaacTGTCAActgtatttccaaacatttaagttcaaactAGTAAACATTCTGCACGATAAGTAGCCACTCCCCATTCTTAAGCCTCCATCTATGCCAgtaatttatattctatattttttgtctatgagtttacataatataattagttcctatcagtgagatcatacgatatttgtccttttgtgtctggcttattcttgagtcagtgtaggtttgtatgtttctagggaGTTGTCCATTTCACATAAATTGTCTAGTCTGTTGGCATGTAGAATTCTCCCCTCCTCAGTATTTGACAAGCTGATcgatatgtgtcttggagtgagtcagtttggatttattctgttgttGGGCTTTTTGGATTTgcatttgtatgttttttataagggttaagaaatttttagccattatttctttcaaatattctttctgacccttttcccatcctttctccTGCTAGGACACCCATGATGCAAAtgtgtgtgtgctttgtgttgtcagtcatttcccttAGACCAAATTTTTCCtctaagttttccattttttttctccatttgttcttttgtctgtttgaattGTGGTTGCTCCGTCTTCTAGCTCAGtgattcttctgcttcttcaaatctgctgttgtgtgtctccaatatatttttaatttcatctacagtgccttttatttccataatgtggtatttttctatgtattctttcaaaccCTTCCTTATGCTCtactagtgtcttcttaatatcttctatctctttatatgcattttccttcattttgaattgattgagatttgtttgaacatctttaattagttgttccagattctgtgtttcttctgactttttgatttgtgcctttgactgggtcatttcTTCTCGAGTTTTAAGTGTgccttgtaattttctttttgctgatACCTGGtgatctgattatcttgatgggtctattctgaaggtcagtgTCTCTCTCTTGTCAAGAATGTGGTCGTTGCCTGGGTGTGTACCGGGGCACCGCTTTGACAATTGGGTGGGTACCTCTGCATGGGGTGCAGACCAGCTCCCGCGGGCCTGGGATCgggctggaggggctggagaAGCGGAGCGGCCCTGCAGCGCCCTGCACTTTCCGGCCCGCCCAGCAGATGGCGCGCCGCACTTACCAACTCGTCCTCAGAGGCAGCTTTCCTCAGTTTACCTACTCGTCCCCAGAAGCCCAGCAGCGTCTGACCCACGAGGCTGAACCTGCGGGTTCCTGTGCTCTCACTTGGTTCAATATGGGGCTGCGCTCCCCCCGTCACCTGGGGTGGAGGACCCCCCCTGCCGCCCCGTCTGCGGCTTCGGGCCGCTGTTCCTTTCTCCGCTTGGGGCGCAGCACGCCCCGGGGCTGTGACAAGCCTTGCCCCCGTTTGCGCGGGCGCTTCCGCCCCCAGCGACCTGGGCCTGGCGGGGCGCTCCTCTGTCTCCCGGGCCCCCAACGCTGGATTTGGGCTCAGCCTCGAGACTTGCTGCCTTAGGGAGAGACTGGATTTGGGCTCAGCCTGAGACCCCGCCGTCCGCTCCCAGACGCTCCGGCTTGGAAGCTCCTCCCGGCTGCCCTTTCATATCCGCCCTCCTCAGGGGCCTGAGGCCGGCCCTGGGCCCCTGGGGCTGGGCTgcggtgggtgggtgggtgggggggggttGCAGTCTGTGTCCCTGGTGGGGGCGGGGCCCCGGCTGCGCGACTGCGCATGTCccgagtggggtggggggctcaggCGGGACGTCTCCCACCTCGTATTTGTCCCTTTCTTCCGTCTTCACCTTCCTCCAGAGTCTGAACAAGTTACCCAGCCCCGTGAAGCCTCCGGTGTGTCCCTGTCAGGGGTCGTTCCTGTCTTCTCCATCCCGGAGAGAAACCGCCATCCTGAGTCGTGTATCATCTTCGCGTG is a window from the Tamandua tetradactyla isolate mTamTet1 chromosome 14, mTamTet1.pri, whole genome shotgun sequence genome containing:
- the PSMA4 gene encoding proteasome subunit alpha type-4, which produces MSRRYDSRTTIFSPEGRLYQVEYAMEAIGHAGTCLGILANDGVLLAAERRNIHKLLDEVFFSEKIYKLNEDMACSVAGITSDANVLTNELRLIAQRYLLQYQEPIPCEQLVTALCDIKQAYTQFGGKRPFGVSLLYIGWDKHYGFQLYQSDPSGNYGGWKATCIGNNSAAAVSMLKQDYKEGEMTLKSALALAIKVLNKTMDVSKLSAEKVEIATLTRENGKTVIRVLKQKEVEQLIKKHEEEEAKAEREKKEKEQKEKDK